A single region of the Zygotorulaspora mrakii chromosome 4, complete sequence genome encodes:
- the SFT1 gene encoding Sft1p (similar to Saccharomyces cerevisiae SFT1 (YKL006C- A); ancestral locus Anc_2.504), translating into MSNSRYSQLENRNDQNLDNLASKLATFRSINQDIGDQAVNDSSVANQVSNAFDSMLNNVKNSSQRLTRSMNIGNNVWKMVGLTLLLFFILYTLFKLF; encoded by the exons ATGTCCAATTCCAGATATTCGCAACTCGAGAATAGA AATGACCAGAATTTAGATAATCTGGCAAGTAAATTGGCAACCTTTAGAAGCATAAACCAAGATATTGGTGATCAGGCAGTGAATGACAGTTCGGTAGCCAATCAGGTATCAAATGCGTTTGATTCTATGTTGAATAATGTTAAAAACTCTTCACAACGACTAACGAGGTCGATGAACATAGGAAATAACGTATGGAAAATGGTCGGTTTGACACttttactctttttcatcttgtATACGTTATTTAaactattttga